GGACGTGAGAGCAGTGTGGCAGCGTAAAGAACCCAGGAATGAAAAGAGTGTGTTGTGCTGCAGTCTGTGGTTGTACCTCCCCCAGATTCAGATGAGGTAGGGAGAGAGAAGAGTTaaggaacagtattttttttgcaAGGTTTTCTAGTGTCTTTTAATCTATTTGGGGAATCTGGTTTCATATTTACAAGAGCTCTTGTTGTGAGAAAATGGCAAGTAGAtgggaaagaagaagaggaataAATTGCaactttttatttcaagatCATTCTATTACACttacacacaaaaacaaaaagtcatatgtacataaaatataaagaacCATCATTGGGAATGATGATGTGCACCTTATTGAAGATGGGATATGGCACATTGCAACATTTTGCTGAGGGCATGCTTGATCTCCTtgttcctcatgctgtagataATAGGGTTCAGTGTTGGAGGAACGACCGAGTAGAGAATTGCCACCATCAGATTCAGGAATGgggaggaaatggagaagggCTTCAGGTGGGCAAACAccacagtgctgagaaacaaggagaccacagccaggtgagggaggcacgtggagaaggctttgtgccgtccctgctcagagtgcatcctcagcacggccctgaagatctgcacataggacacaacaatgaatacAAAGCACCCAAGTAAAGCAAAGGCACTAATTGCACTAAGCTCAACTTCTCTGAGATAGGACtttgagcaggagagcttgaggatctgggggatttcacagaaaaactgattcacagcattgccttggcagagaggcagtgaaaatgtattggcagtgtgcagcagggaatagagaagcccagtgccccaggcagctgctgccatggtggcacaagctctgctgtccatccAGGTCCCatagtgcaggggcttgcagatggcaacatagcggtcataggacatgatggtgagaatgcaatactctgctgaaaacaaaaacaaaaagaa
The Meleagris gallopavo isolate NT-WF06-2002-E0010 breed Aviagen turkey brand Nicholas breeding stock unplaced genomic scaffold, Turkey_5.1 ChrUn_random_7180001926494, whole genome shotgun sequence genome window above contains:
- the LOC109364835 gene encoding olfactory receptor 14J1-like, coding for MPNSSSISEFLLLALADTRQLQLLHFWLLLGIYLAALLGNGLINTAVACHHRLHSPMYFFLLNLALLDLGCISTTLPKAMANALWDTRDISYAGCVAQVFFFLFLFSAEYCILTIMSYDRYVAICKPLHYGTWMDSRACATMAAAAWGTGLLYSLLHTANTFSLPLCQGNAVNQFFCEIPQILKLSCSKSYLREVELSAISAFALLGCFVFIVVSYVQIFRAVLRMHSEQGRHKAFSTCLPHLAVVSLFLSTVVFAHLKPFSISSPFLNLMVAILYSVVPPTLNPIIYSMRNKEIKHALSKMLQCAISHLQ